In the Palaeococcus pacificus DY20341 genome, one interval contains:
- a CDS encoding NAD(P)/FAD-dependent oxidoreductase, with protein MSEITIIGGGIIGATLAYELAKRGENVIILEKRFIGSGSTFRCGTGIRQQFGDEANIQVMKRSVELWKRYSEEFGFPFKQTGYLFLLYDEKEVEEFKHNIALQNRFGIPTRLITPEEAKEIVPPLNTKDVLAASWNPTDGKADPFKTTIAFAQEAKKLGAEIHEYTEVKDIVMENGEIKGVKTNRGLFRTSIVINATNAWAKLINAMAKVPIKIPIEPYKHQAVITQPLRQGQINPMVISFKHNHAYLTQTAHGGIVGGIGLEYGPTYDLTSTYEFVKEVSKNFIKIVPALKDLLILRTWAGFYAKTPDSNPAIGRIEEINDYYIAAGFSGHGFMMAPAVAEALAELITKGKTKLPLWWYDPYRFEKGELRTKAIQMG; from the coding sequence ATGAGTGAGATAACAATCATAGGCGGCGGCATTATTGGGGCAACTTTAGCTTATGAGCTCGCAAAGAGAGGTGAAAATGTTATAATCTTGGAGAAGCGCTTCATTGGCTCAGGCTCAACTTTTAGGTGCGGAACGGGAATAAGGCAACAGTTTGGCGATGAAGCCAATATCCAGGTGATGAAGCGTTCAGTCGAGCTTTGGAAAAGATATAGCGAAGAGTTTGGGTTCCCCTTTAAGCAAACGGGCTATCTGTTTTTGCTCTATGATGAAAAAGAAGTTGAAGAATTCAAGCATAACATAGCTCTCCAAAACAGGTTTGGCATTCCCACACGACTCATAACTCCAGAAGAAGCCAAAGAAATAGTGCCTCCTCTAAACACAAAGGATGTTTTAGCGGCCTCATGGAATCCAACTGATGGAAAAGCCGATCCTTTCAAGACCACCATAGCCTTTGCCCAAGAAGCTAAGAAGCTCGGAGCAGAGATACACGAATACACTGAAGTTAAGGACATCGTTATGGAAAACGGTGAAATAAAGGGTGTTAAGACTAATAGAGGTCTCTTCAGGACAAGTATAGTAATCAACGCTACAAATGCATGGGCTAAGCTCATAAATGCCATGGCAAAAGTTCCGATCAAAATCCCTATTGAGCCCTACAAGCACCAAGCGGTTATCACTCAACCATTAAGACAGGGACAGATTAATCCAATGGTTATATCCTTTAAGCACAACCACGCCTACCTCACTCAAACGGCCCATGGAGGAATAGTAGGTGGAATTGGGCTTGAATACGGCCCTACTTATGATCTAACATCAACTTATGAGTTTGTAAAGGAAGTCAGCAAGAACTTTATTAAAATAGTCCCCGCTTTAAAGGATTTGCTGATACTTAGAACGTGGGCTGGTTTTTACGCAAAAACACCCGATAGCAATCCTGCAATAGGTAGGATAGAGGAGATAAACGACTACTATATTGCTGCTGGATTCTCTGGCCACGGCTTCATGATGGCTCCTGCCGTTGCAGAAGCTTTAGCGGAACTAATAACGAAGGGCAAAACCAAATTACCGCTCTGGTGGTACGACCCCTATCGTTTCGAGAAGGGCGAGCTCAGAACCAAGGCAATTCAAATGGGATGA
- a CDS encoding 4Fe-4S binding protein: protein MSEIPHFLREGYLTVEELKNYVGLPSEERLRAKPVAVPECPQEIPCTPCKEICPTNAVLMENPNAVPRVDYEKCIGCSLCVQICPGLAFFMVHYLGDKARVTMPHELLPVPKVGEEVVLLNREGKEVGRGKVVTLIPRERSKGDTPIITVEMPLELAWDVRAVRVRGE, encoded by the coding sequence ATGAGCGAAATCCCGCACTTTCTCCGTGAGGGCTATCTAACGGTTGAGGAACTCAAAAACTATGTCGGGCTTCCAAGTGAAGAGCGTTTAAGAGCTAAGCCCGTTGCGGTTCCGGAATGTCCTCAAGAAATCCCATGTACTCCCTGTAAAGAAATTTGCCCCACTAACGCGGTTCTCATGGAAAACCCAAATGCGGTTCCAAGAGTTGATTACGAAAAGTGCATCGGATGCTCTTTGTGTGTTCAAATCTGCCCCGGATTGGCATTTTTCATGGTTCACTATTTGGGGGATAAAGCAAGGGTTACAATGCCCCATGAGCTCCTGCCGGTTCCAAAGGTCGGTGAAGAAGTGGTTCTCTTAAACAGGGAAGGAAAAGAGGTTGGAAGAGGAAAAGTAGTTACGCTGATTCCAAGAGAGAGGAGCAAGGGAGATACGCCGATAATAACTGTGGAAATGCCGTTGGAGCTCGCTTGGGATGTTAGGGCTGTTAGAGTTAGGGGGGAGTAG
- a CDS encoding (2Fe-2S)-binding protein yields the protein MVRIICRCNEVTVEEIEELIEQGITDIEEIKRILRIGMGPCQGRTCLPLVVSILARKTGKSVEEIKLPATRIPIRPVPIGILVGEMNED from the coding sequence ATGGTCAGGATAATCTGTCGGTGTAATGAGGTAACAGTTGAGGAAATCGAAGAACTCATCGAGCAGGGAATCACCGATATCGAAGAGATAAAGCGTATTCTAAGGATTGGGATGGGACCATGTCAGGGAAGGACGTGTCTACCGCTAGTAGTCAGCATTTTGGCTAGAAAAACCGGAAAGAGCGTTGAGGAGATTAAGCTTCCCGCGACGAGAATTCCCATAAGACCCGTTCCAATAGGTATTTTGGTGGGTGAGATGAATGAAGACTGA
- a CDS encoding FAD-dependent oxidoreductase encodes MRLNEHPILNFDYRRGKKVTIYFEGQPIEAYEGETIAMALHAAGIWVYKTSEKRERPRGLFCAIGKCSSCLVAVNGIPNVRSCITLVEEGMRIEKQVDKPKLPRDAKPPKWKDAQKVNADIIVIGGGPAGLMAAINAADAGAKVVLLDENPMLGGQLVKQTHKFFGKREQFAGVRGIKIAEILEEELKKRENIEVFMETSAIAMFQDGEEKLVVAVKKNKELMEFRGKAVVVATGAMERMIPFENNDLPGVYGAGAIQTLMNTYGVKPGDRVLIVGAGNVGLILAYQLVQAGVEVKAIVEAMPKVGGYFVHAAKVRRLGIPILTRHTILRAEGKERVERAVVAQLDDNWKPIPGTEKIFDVDVIALAVGLRPSIEILHQVGCQIIYARELGGHVVCRDNRMETTIKGIFVAGDSAGIEEATTAMLEGKVAGIAAALSIGVAAPEWLNEIEKAQEALNEFRSGPFGRHVLEGLKKVVIK; translated from the coding sequence ATGCGCCTCAATGAACATCCTATTCTAAACTTCGATTATAGACGGGGCAAGAAAGTAACGATATACTTCGAAGGACAACCGATAGAAGCATACGAAGGGGAAACAATAGCAATGGCGCTTCATGCGGCAGGAATTTGGGTGTACAAAACGAGCGAAAAGAGGGAAAGACCGAGAGGACTCTTCTGTGCAATAGGGAAGTGCTCCTCTTGTTTGGTTGCAGTCAATGGAATTCCAAATGTCCGCTCTTGTATAACATTAGTCGAAGAGGGCATGAGGATAGAGAAGCAGGTGGACAAGCCAAAGCTGCCAAGAGACGCTAAGCCGCCGAAGTGGAAAGATGCTCAAAAAGTGAACGCCGATATAATTGTGATAGGAGGAGGGCCAGCTGGCCTAATGGCAGCAATAAACGCAGCCGATGCTGGTGCAAAAGTTGTATTGCTCGATGAAAACCCCATGCTCGGCGGTCAATTAGTTAAACAGACGCACAAGTTCTTTGGAAAGAGGGAGCAGTTCGCTGGAGTTAGGGGTATTAAGATAGCAGAGATACTTGAAGAGGAGCTTAAGAAGCGGGAGAACATTGAAGTGTTTATGGAGACTTCAGCTATAGCAATGTTTCAAGATGGGGAAGAAAAGCTCGTTGTGGCAGTCAAAAAGAATAAGGAGCTTATGGAGTTTAGGGGAAAAGCTGTCGTAGTGGCTACAGGAGCTATGGAGCGCATGATTCCTTTTGAGAACAACGATTTACCCGGAGTTTACGGCGCTGGAGCAATTCAAACTCTAATGAACACGTATGGGGTAAAACCAGGAGATAGAGTTTTAATAGTTGGTGCTGGTAATGTGGGCTTAATTTTGGCATATCAACTTGTACAGGCAGGTGTTGAGGTTAAAGCAATAGTTGAGGCCATGCCAAAAGTTGGAGGCTATTTCGTTCACGCTGCTAAAGTCAGACGCTTGGGGATTCCAATTCTAACGAGACATACTATTCTAAGAGCCGAGGGGAAAGAGAGAGTAGAGAGAGCGGTTGTTGCTCAGCTAGACGACAATTGGAAGCCAATACCGGGAACGGAGAAAATCTTTGATGTCGATGTAATAGCCCTGGCTGTCGGCCTTAGGCCGAGTATAGAGATTCTCCATCAAGTGGGATGTCAAATAATCTACGCTAGGGAGCTTGGAGGGCACGTGGTGTGCAGGGATAATAGGATGGAGACGACAATAAAAGGGATCTTTGTCGCAGGTGATTCTGCGGGGATAGAAGAGGCAACAACGGCCATGCTTGAAGGTAAAGTCGCTGGAATTGCTGCGGCATTGAGCATAGGTGTAGCAGCTCCCGAGTGGCTAAATGAAATTGAGAAGGCCCAGGAAGCGCTAAATGAATTTAGGAGTGGCCCATTTGGAAGGCACGTCCTTGAGGGCCTGAAGAAGGTGGTGATAAAATGA
- a CDS encoding metallophosphoesterase, producing the protein MKKAMALILALMMFSLVQVNPVRAEIFPSDVLKFPATGSPAIAKPGETIMVQTVEGVEITKLSIVSILDGPYDLEIIKKDGNTIVARIPSDIPAGSYFLQVESNKGDAVIPNGVVVYDEYPKVLRIWHVSDLHVTSGSKVGYVSGEKFCRSLDKCGENAIPLKSYFATDSALTYGAMSSDVDLIVATGDVVDTAGDIGGYKLLVDTIENAVATGKPVIFVKGNHDDPPNYYTKLIGLTDFNITIGKFLIIGLDSHGDQAHPDMSQLEWMESVLEANPDKIPIILVHHPYWYKTPEGRSGRIEGYSVADDWDTIAPWVSYYWIGGPERTSEEIAKRFLEDVEKYNIKLVLSGHVHADYVQVYKDKNGNEHWFVTSTTTGAPDKREEDNWYGSRIVEIDENGNVKLPYIEDMFGTIFGPLSSLPVPQEFIVFRKTGEDGSGVKFINEYKEISGKFVLVAPEGAKVDEDATDIDYKLLGERTIGDKHYMLFEITVPLGEHQLVVSKAPDNQEPAVKIAYTSPSKIKAGKPFKVYYKASDNIGVKDTYVEIIVNGEVKKYAAIPTKGDPNSDYFFAQVDGVDSEDFIIRAVAIDFNGNKATAEKVIGSPQTTTTSSTTTTTTTTSSTTTTSSTTTTTTTTTTTTTTSTTSTTTSPSPSTTTTEEKGTCGPAAIVALALVPLLMRRKRE; encoded by the coding sequence ATGAAGAAGGCAATGGCCTTAATTTTAGCTTTGATGATGTTTTCTTTAGTTCAAGTAAACCCAGTAAGGGCTGAGATATTTCCAAGCGACGTTTTAAAGTTTCCAGCTACGGGAAGTCCCGCAATAGCAAAGCCCGGAGAAACTATAATGGTTCAAACTGTTGAAGGGGTAGAAATTACAAAGCTCTCAATTGTCTCGATCCTAGACGGCCCTTACGACCTTGAAATTATCAAAAAAGATGGAAACACTATTGTGGCTAGGATACCTAGTGACATTCCTGCGGGGAGCTACTTCCTTCAGGTGGAGTCAAATAAAGGAGATGCTGTAATACCAAACGGCGTTGTTGTTTATGATGAGTATCCTAAGGTTCTCAGAATTTGGCATGTTAGCGATTTGCACGTCACAAGCGGATCCAAAGTAGGATACGTTAGCGGTGAAAAATTCTGCAGGAGTTTGGACAAGTGTGGAGAAAATGCCATTCCCCTGAAGAGCTACTTTGCAACGGACAGCGCTTTAACTTACGGTGCTATGAGCAGTGATGTAGACCTAATTGTGGCGACCGGTGATGTGGTAGACACTGCTGGGGATATCGGTGGTTACAAACTTCTAGTGGATACCATAGAAAATGCCGTTGCTACTGGAAAGCCAGTAATATTCGTCAAAGGAAACCACGATGACCCACCGAACTATTACACAAAGCTCATTGGATTGACAGACTTTAACATAACCATAGGGAAATTCCTCATAATAGGTTTAGATTCTCACGGAGATCAAGCACACCCAGATATGAGCCAATTGGAGTGGATGGAGAGCGTTTTAGAGGCGAATCCAGATAAGATACCAATTATTTTAGTGCACCACCCCTATTGGTACAAGACCCCCGAGGGAAGGAGCGGAAGGATTGAAGGTTACAGCGTTGCTGACGACTGGGACACTATTGCTCCTTGGGTAAGCTACTACTGGATTGGCGGCCCTGAAAGGACAAGTGAGGAGATTGCAAAGCGCTTCCTTGAGGATGTGGAGAAATACAACATTAAGCTCGTCCTCAGCGGTCACGTCCACGCCGACTATGTCCAGGTTTATAAGGATAAAAATGGAAATGAGCACTGGTTTGTTACATCAACTACTACAGGTGCCCCGGATAAGAGGGAAGAGGACAACTGGTATGGCTCAAGGATAGTTGAGATAGATGAGAACGGCAACGTCAAGTTGCCATACATTGAAGACATGTTTGGCACAATATTTGGACCTCTAAGCTCACTCCCAGTCCCACAGGAGTTCATAGTATTTAGAAAAACAGGTGAAGACGGAAGCGGGGTTAAATTCATTAACGAATACAAGGAGATAAGCGGGAAGTTCGTTTTAGTTGCTCCAGAAGGAGCTAAAGTGGATGAAGATGCAACAGACATTGATTACAAGCTCTTAGGTGAGAGGACAATTGGAGATAAGCACTACATGCTCTTTGAGATAACAGTTCCTCTTGGAGAGCACCAATTAGTGGTGAGCAAAGCTCCCGACAACCAAGAGCCTGCTGTAAAGATAGCTTATACCTCGCCATCAAAGATAAAGGCAGGTAAGCCCTTCAAGGTTTACTATAAAGCCAGCGACAACATTGGAGTTAAAGACACTTACGTTGAGATAATTGTCAATGGAGAAGTCAAAAAGTACGCGGCGATCCCGACGAAGGGAGACCCCAACAGTGACTACTTCTTCGCCCAGGTGGACGGCGTTGATAGCGAGGACTTCATAATCAGGGCCGTTGCAATAGACTTCAACGGTAACAAAGCTACCGCCGAGAAGGTTATTGGAAGCCCACAGACCACCACAACATCAAGTACAACCACCACTACCACGACAACTTCAAGCACCACAACCACATCAAGCACAACTACAACGACTACCACAACTACTACAACCACTACCACATCAACTACCAGCACAACGACCTCCCCAAGCCCAAGCACAACAACCACCGAAGAAAAGGGAACATGCGGTCCAGCTGCGATAGTAGCTTTAGCATTAGTACCATTGCTCATGAGAAGAAAGAGAGAATGA
- a CDS encoding (2Fe-2S)-binding protein, with protein MIKIDLNKIDPEKTFVCGCDVTLKDILDVVDQGITDLEIIKRLTHVGMGFCQGRFCIVTAAEIISKRTGKKMEEIALPTARMPIKPVKMKVVSDE; from the coding sequence ATGATAAAGATTGACCTCAATAAGATTGACCCCGAGAAGACCTTCGTATGCGGATGTGACGTAACGCTCAAGGACATATTAGACGTTGTTGATCAAGGAATAACTGATTTGGAGATAATAAAGCGCTTAACCCACGTTGGAATGGGCTTCTGCCAAGGGAGGTTTTGCATAGTAACGGCTGCCGAAATTATTAGCAAGAGGACTGGAAAGAAAATGGAAGAGATAGCCCTCCCAACCGCAAGGATGCCGATTAAGCCAGTAAAGATGAAGGTGGTCAGCGATGAGTGA
- a CDS encoding helicase C-terminal domain-containing protein, protein MSDYFPYGELRPNQKEFIKLVDEAVRNGENIIIEAPTGFGKTISVLAGVLPYAKQLGYKVLYLARTHKQMDRVIEELKAINAKTPVSGVGFRSRKDLCLHTYILNFAPDAYNAMIVCKNLRELKRCSFYENVKKKKEEFDEIANYFLGNPSEPAEILKYSEMLDFCPYELTRKVAFKADVIVASYLYMISPPIRENFLKYFDLDTSDLIVIFDEAHNLPNQAINALSDKLSIISISRAIKEAEEYNEHEIANFLSVFLRGVEKLFTEKLEAYSIEEVPITPESLFVHLHEVLNINSRFLIKFLNEMVEVGDAIREDKIEKNKPPRSYIGRVGEFLLSWIMLKDREDYLFMLSRNNGFFLELVALDPSKALEPIKNVRSAIFMSGTLSPMEAFRDIMGISGKLKKFPRMIKRENALVLVAKDVSTRGAERSMENYKKMADYIVEASKLIPKNVGVFTASYEVLEGLISANLPLRIQEEVGKRVFIEKRNAPSRENDRMVRAFKEASKEEGGVLLGVMGGRNSEGQDYVGDEMNGVVLVGIPYSRPTSRVEAQIRYFEKKFPNKGRYYGYYLPAHRKLAQAAGRVHRSEEDKGAVVILDYRASWGNIKRDLPDWMVDSMRVVNLERMKLYLKRFYK, encoded by the coding sequence ATGAGCGACTACTTTCCCTACGGAGAGCTTAGGCCCAATCAGAAGGAGTTCATAAAGTTAGTGGATGAAGCAGTTAGGAATGGAGAAAACATCATAATAGAAGCTCCAACAGGTTTTGGAAAGACAATCAGCGTCTTGGCTGGAGTTTTGCCCTACGCTAAGCAGCTGGGATATAAAGTGCTCTATTTGGCTAGGACGCACAAGCAGATGGATAGGGTCATTGAAGAGCTAAAGGCAATAAATGCAAAAACTCCCGTAAGTGGCGTTGGGTTTAGGAGTCGAAAAGACCTCTGCCTTCACACATACATTCTCAACTTTGCACCCGATGCCTACAACGCTATGATAGTTTGTAAAAACCTCAGGGAGCTTAAGAGATGTAGCTTTTATGAGAACGTCAAAAAGAAAAAAGAGGAGTTCGATGAGATTGCCAACTACTTTTTGGGAAACCCTTCTGAGCCTGCAGAGATTTTAAAGTACTCCGAAATGCTTGATTTTTGTCCTTATGAGCTTACCCGAAAGGTTGCCTTCAAAGCGGACGTCATAGTGGCAAGCTACCTCTATATGATAAGCCCGCCAATTAGAGAGAACTTCTTGAAGTACTTTGATCTCGATACGTCTGACCTGATAGTCATCTTTGATGAGGCTCACAACCTCCCCAACCAAGCCATAAATGCTTTAAGCGATAAATTAAGCATCATCAGCATTTCAAGGGCTATTAAAGAGGCTGAAGAGTACAACGAGCATGAGATAGCCAACTTTTTGAGCGTGTTCTTGAGAGGTGTTGAGAAGCTCTTTACCGAGAAGCTTGAGGCCTACAGCATTGAGGAAGTGCCTATAACTCCAGAATCCCTATTCGTACACCTCCACGAGGTGCTAAACATAAACTCCCGCTTCCTTATTAAGTTCCTCAATGAAATGGTGGAAGTAGGGGATGCAATTAGAGAGGACAAGATAGAGAAGAATAAACCCCCCCGCTCTTACATAGGCAGGGTTGGAGAGTTCCTCCTTTCATGGATTATGCTCAAAGATAGGGAAGACTATCTATTTATGCTGAGCCGAAACAATGGCTTCTTCCTTGAGCTCGTTGCTTTAGACCCTTCAAAGGCTCTTGAGCCAATTAAAAACGTCCGCTCAGCCATATTCATGTCAGGGACTCTCTCACCGATGGAAGCATTCAGGGACATTATGGGCATCTCAGGAAAGCTGAAGAAGTTTCCCCGCATGATCAAGCGTGAAAACGCGCTAGTTTTAGTTGCCAAAGATGTTTCTACGAGAGGAGCAGAGAGGAGCATGGAGAACTATAAAAAAATGGCAGACTACATAGTCGAGGCATCAAAGCTAATCCCAAAGAATGTCGGCGTTTTTACCGCATCTTATGAAGTATTGGAGGGATTAATCTCGGCAAATCTGCCCCTGAGGATCCAGGAAGAGGTTGGAAAGAGAGTATTCATTGAGAAGAGAAACGCTCCATCCAGAGAAAACGATCGTATGGTAAGGGCATTCAAGGAGGCATCAAAGGAGGAAGGGGGAGTTTTACTAGGTGTAATGGGTGGAAGGAACAGTGAAGGGCAGGACTACGTAGGCGATGAAATGAACGGAGTCGTTTTGGTTGGAATTCCATATTCACGACCTACTTCAAGAGTTGAAGCCCAAATAAGGTACTTTGAAAAGAAGTTCCCCAATAAAGGGCGCTACTACGGTTATTATCTGCCGGCCCATCGAAAATTGGCCCAAGCCGCGGGCAGAGTTCACAGGAGCGAGGAGGATAAAGGAGCAGTGGTTATTTTAGATTACAGGGCTTCTTGGGGAAACATAAAGAGAGATCTGCCAGACTGGATGGTTGATTCAATGCGCGTGGTAAACCTCGAAAGAATGAAGCTCTATTTGAAGAGGTTCTACAAATGA
- a CDS encoding NAD(P)/FAD-dependent oxidoreductase: protein MKTDVVVIGGGVIGLSIAYNLAKLGVKCAVFEKGYLGNGSTFRCATGIRAQFTDEANIKLMKYSVERWKKLSEELEYDVNFKQTGYLFLATSEEEIEAFKRNIALQNKFGVPTRLITPEEAKEIVPPLNTEPFLGGAWNPEDGKANPFKTVFAYAEKAKELGAEIYEYTPVEDIIVEDGSVKGVKTSKGIIKADVVVNAANSWAPLINEMAGLDRDFIPIKAYKHQLIKTEPLAPGQIEPLVCPPAWNDSYVIQDGEDGGVICGSGIESVPKNLDDVSPTYDFMRGVLRWATQIVPALKYVHVLRQWAGFYAKTPDSNPAIGKINHLEGFYIAAGFSGHGFMMAPAVGEAMAELIAKGKSKVPLDWEWYDPHRFERGELRSSAFQIG, encoded by the coding sequence ATGAAGACTGACGTCGTTGTCATTGGCGGTGGAGTTATAGGGCTTTCAATAGCCTACAACTTAGCAAAGCTTGGGGTTAAATGCGCTGTGTTTGAAAAAGGCTACCTCGGAAATGGCTCCACTTTTAGATGCGCTACTGGAATTAGGGCCCAGTTTACTGATGAGGCCAATATAAAGCTCATGAAGTACAGTGTTGAGAGGTGGAAAAAGCTTAGCGAAGAGCTCGAGTATGATGTAAACTTTAAGCAGACTGGATATTTATTCTTGGCAACGAGTGAAGAAGAAATCGAGGCTTTTAAGAGGAACATAGCTTTGCAGAATAAATTCGGTGTTCCCACGAGGCTCATAACTCCCGAAGAAGCCAAAGAGATAGTTCCCCCTCTAAACACGGAGCCATTTTTAGGAGGAGCTTGGAATCCAGAGGACGGAAAAGCCAACCCATTCAAGACGGTTTTTGCTTATGCAGAGAAGGCCAAAGAGCTTGGGGCTGAAATTTATGAATACACTCCTGTGGAGGACATAATTGTAGAGGACGGCAGTGTTAAGGGAGTGAAAACCTCCAAAGGCATCATAAAAGCAGATGTTGTTGTAAACGCGGCTAACTCTTGGGCGCCCCTCATAAACGAAATGGCTGGTTTAGATAGGGATTTCATTCCAATAAAAGCTTACAAACACCAGCTGATAAAGACTGAACCCCTAGCGCCAGGTCAAATTGAGCCCCTCGTCTGTCCGCCAGCGTGGAACGACTCATACGTCATTCAAGACGGCGAAGATGGGGGAGTTATATGCGGCTCTGGAATTGAGAGCGTTCCAAAGAACTTAGACGATGTAAGCCCCACATACGACTTCATGCGTGGTGTCCTGAGGTGGGCCACCCAAATAGTGCCTGCTCTAAAGTATGTCCATGTTCTAAGACAGTGGGCCGGTTTTTATGCAAAAACGCCCGATAGCAACCCAGCTATTGGAAAAATCAACCACTTGGAAGGCTTTTATATTGCTGCTGGGTTTTCGGGCCACGGCTTCATGATGGCACCAGCTGTTGGAGAGGCCATGGCAGAGCTGATAGCTAAAGGAAAGAGCAAAGTACCTCTCGATTGGGAGTGGTACGACCCTCACCGCTTTGAGCGCGGCGAGCTTAGGAGCTCAGCCTTCCAGATTGGGTGA
- a CDS encoding FAD-dependent oxidoreductase, with product MRPFDLYEKDPSKKVTIYFEGKPLEAYKGEPIAIALLANGIRWITLSGGGRKRGAFTFGPALVTINGVKNQDARKTKVKEGMKIEMQSYMEGLQEVPGAGGGVERHVADVVVIGGGPAGIGAALEIQEKLNVVIIEEKGALGGELRRRSTPIEGFGGKAPKMVKKELVEKLNRVKTFTGTTALGVIRDGDFFLVVAARGDKLFEITAKRVIIAVGAIPNYILFENNEMPGIFRQDFALEVINVWGVKPGNRIAVVGSHTQEIVRELENAELDFIVIEKPIVRAEGENSVEMVVDEDGNVYEVDSIIIAEGVRPDINLAQQVGAKIKYVEELGGYLPLRNSKNEVVDGIYIAGSASWVKGHYENYLEGRLVGAYILESFGIENRSKELKEEFLEHVKDKAALLEEVRL from the coding sequence ATGAGGCCCTTTGACTTATACGAAAAAGACCCTTCTAAAAAAGTGACAATCTATTTTGAAGGAAAACCACTGGAAGCATATAAAGGAGAACCCATTGCAATTGCCCTTTTGGCGAATGGAATAAGGTGGATTACACTAAGCGGTGGTGGAAGGAAGAGAGGTGCTTTCACATTTGGCCCAGCGTTGGTTACTATAAATGGCGTTAAAAATCAAGATGCACGAAAAACTAAGGTTAAAGAAGGCATGAAAATTGAAATGCAGAGCTATATGGAAGGACTCCAAGAAGTTCCCGGTGCTGGAGGCGGCGTGGAGCGTCATGTAGCGGATGTTGTTGTAATAGGGGGAGGGCCCGCGGGAATAGGCGCAGCTTTAGAAATCCAAGAGAAGCTCAATGTTGTAATAATAGAAGAAAAAGGGGCTTTAGGAGGAGAGCTCAGAAGAAGGAGCACCCCAATTGAGGGTTTTGGTGGAAAAGCACCCAAGATGGTTAAGAAAGAGCTCGTGGAAAAGCTGAACAGGGTTAAGACTTTTACAGGGACGACTGCTTTAGGAGTTATTAGAGATGGAGACTTTTTCTTAGTTGTAGCTGCAAGGGGAGATAAGCTTTTTGAGATCACAGCCAAGAGAGTTATTATAGCCGTGGGTGCAATACCGAACTACATTCTTTTTGAAAACAATGAGATGCCAGGGATTTTCCGTCAGGATTTCGCGCTAGAGGTCATCAATGTTTGGGGAGTTAAACCGGGGAACAGAATAGCCGTTGTTGGAAGCCACACTCAAGAAATCGTTAGAGAGCTTGAAAACGCAGAACTAGACTTCATAGTCATTGAAAAGCCCATAGTGAGGGCGGAAGGAGAGAATAGTGTTGAGATGGTTGTTGATGAGGATGGCAATGTTTACGAGGTGGATTCCATCATAATCGCCGAAGGCGTGAGGCCGGATATAAACTTAGCCCAACAGGTGGGAGCAAAAATAAAATATGTAGAAGAGCTTGGTGGATATTTACCACTTAGAAATTCTAAGAATGAAGTTGTTGATGGTATTTACATTGCAGGAAGTGCTTCTTGGGTAAAGGGACACTATGAGAACTACTTGGAAGGAAGATTGGTCGGAGCGTACATTTTGGAGTCGTTTGGCATAGAGAATAGAAGCAAAGAGCTGAAGGAAGAGTTCTTGGAACACGTTAAGGATAAGGCAGCCTTATTGGAGGAGGTGAGATTATGA